The sequence CCGAGCATCCCGACTTTTTCCCTATCTCTGTGAAGCTGTCCAGTCTGTCTCACGGAATTTGATCTGACCAATCTACCGGGCGTTATGAATCAGCTGTACAAAGTATCTACTatatctccctctcccctgcCCGCTTGATATTTGGCATCATCCTCCACGCTTGACCTTTCACGTCACCATGTCCTCTACCGACCGGCCTATCATACGCCGTGATTTCACAGAAAAACTCATGCTACAAGCTATCCCTCCATATCGCCTTTGGCACAGGACTTATCGGGACAGCATGTGCTCATCACTGGCACTGCCTGGGAGGACGGCGTGGGCTCTGCAACCGCCATTGCCCTTTGCCCGCACCGGAGCGTCCGCAATCGCTGTCGTTGACCTCCATGGCGTCTCTGGGGGTATTGTGTCTCGAGTCAAGGCCGCAGCTATCAAGGTAGGACGACCCGAACCTCAGGTAGTCAACGGCCGCGTTGCAGCGTTCAAGGACACAGTTTTGGATGCGTTCGGACATCGGTTGGATGTCCTTGTCAATAATGTAGCTCATCAGGAGCCGTATAGTTCTATCCTGGACGCAGATCTAGATGTGTACTGGAAGACTTAGGAGGTCAATGTTCATGGACTGTTCAACATGACGCGGGCGTTCCTACCTATGCTGCTTGACACGCGCGCAAAACTTGACGGCCAAGGCATTGTGATCAACGTAGCTTCTTCCGGTGCTCTTAGCGTGCGAAAAGGCGGCGCAAGCTATAGAACCTCCAAGCTTGCGGTACTTCGCTGGACAGAAGCCCTGAACCTAGAACATTGCGACGACGGCTTACTTGCTTTCTGCGTGAATCCTGGGGCAATCAAGACCCATTTGACAATCAACGAGCCTGAGGAAGTGCGTAACAGATTACCACACAAGCCAGAAATTGCGGGCGACACTATCGCCTGGCTCGCTTCAGGGCGAATAGAATGGATGGGCGAAAGGTATATTAGCTGTCCCTGGGATATGGAAGAGCTCTTGGGCAGGAAGGATGAAATAGTGGAAGGGAACAAGCTGAAGCTCAGCATGGATTTCTGAGTCTTGAGTCTGATCGAATTTAAATTCAAGGCACACAAAACCAATCATGTCTCTCGCCCTTTTATAAGTAGATCTCATGGATGAAGACTGGGATAGGCAGGCAATACATAGATGAAGTTCTTAGCGCCGCTCCGGGCAGGAAAACTAACCGAAGAGCCGTGGAGGAGTTCTCCTGGAGTAGTTGCACCGGTTTCGCAACTGTTTGTAAAACATCAGCATGCTACATTGGTGGAGTATGACTACTACACAAACACAAAACAAAAGCCACACATAAATGGCCCGTTGCCCAAACTTCTCAAAATAAGGACTGAGGCTGCGTAAGCAGGATAGTCCAAATTCTAAACACCACATCTGGCGTATTGTGTGCTGCTAGGTTCAAGCATAACTGATCGAGCATGACCATCTTGAGAGATctaaagagagagaaagaggcagGTGAATGCGTCCACTTGTCACGAGTTTGAAGATAGACGGAAGCCGCAGCAATTATATGCACttgcaaagagaaaaagattcGCCACATGCCATCAACTAAGCTGAACAGGGAAGGATATCTgggcaaggaaaagaaataacAAATAGGCCAACATGGTCACGCTTAGGCAGGTAGCGCAGGGTCAAATGAAAACCACGCAAAAGTTGAACTCTAAACTACATGCCGTCTCCCAAGAGCGCTTGACTGATCATGGCAAGACCACCTTTCGCCCCCCCTTGCCGGTAGAAATTAACGGTAGAAGGAAGCAGGGTTCGAGACAGGCGCGCCAGGCTGCGAAGGCTGGTAAGCCTGGTACTCTCCAGATGGCGGAGCTGACGGTGCTGGGTTAAAAGCAGCATATTGAGTAGGCTGAGGCGTAGAACCAGGGATGGGGGGCGGCTGGTGAGAGGGCGGCGCTTGTTGGTGCGATGGGGAGCTTGGATAAGGAGCTTGCTGGCTCTGGTGCGGTGGAGCCGAATACTGGTGCTGCGCTTGTGGGTTCATTCCGGGTGTAGATGCTGGCTGTGCTGGGTCCTCAGGCGGATACCCTGTAGAATTGTATTCTTGGGGCGGTGGCTGTTGCTGGAATTGTTGGTGGCCAGTTGGAGGAGCTGGACCGGGCCCTGAGAAAGATGGGCGCTGGTTGGCAGACCCTGAAGGCTCAACGGGCGAGTCGTAGATCGATGTACCGAGTTCTTGTGGGGAGTCATATGTGGActgaggacgatgatgaactGGCTGATACGGTTCAGGTTGAGCAGTACCAGCGAATTGGGCACGCGGGTCCGGAGACTGAGATGCCGGTCGATAGGGCATGGACTGCTCTGCACCATAAAATGCGTTTGGTGGCGGCTGGGGGGGTTGAGAGTCTGGATGTTCCATCAGTAATTGCCCATAGTGAACCGGGCTGAGTTGTGACTGACCTTGTGGCCGAGGAGTGAAGAAACGCTGGTCCGGTTGAGGGCCTCCATGAGGGGCGCCCGAAAGATAACCAGCTGGAGCCGCACCGGGATAGCCATATGGTGGCTGAGAAGGACGCCCGTACTGGGATTGGGGTGGGTGAGCCATCGAGGCTTCCAGGAGCGATTCGTAGTCGCGACGAGCTTTAATGAACTTCTCGTTCAATTGCGTAAATTCGTCTATCATCATTAGCACCGCAATGTCGCTACAGATCAGGTAGATCACGAACCTTTCTTCTGAGAGTACTTCCCGATGAGCTCAATCAGCTTAGGTCGAATGGCTAGAGTGGAGTGGTAAAGCGTGGTAATCTCCTCATTTTCCTGGACATTCAGATCCGAGCTTCGTGTGCTCAACAACGTGAGAAGCTTCTCCACGTTCTTGATCTGACCAAATACCTCGGCTTCCATGTGAGCCTCGCGCTGCAGTTCATCCACAGTGGGATCGGGGAGCTTCTCGACATAGTTCAGAGGGAAAATGCCGGTTTGTCCGCGAAGAGACCCCTTCCACCAGTCCTTGTAAACCGATTCGAGGACTGCGATGATGTCGCCTTTTCGGAACTGGAGCTCACCAGGCTCAGAAGGCTGGAAATCGAACAATGCCCTGACTCGCGATACAGTAGCGGCGGAAGTGCCGGAGGGTACTGGTTGAGAAACAGCAGCGTCTGTCACATTGGTCGCGGCCGGAGTAGCGACGGAGGGAGAGTTTACTGCcgccgaggacgaagatTCAGCTTGGGCTGATGTCGCTGATGGTTTGTCTTTGATAGAAAGGGCCAAGGCCATCTGcagctcctcctcttccttctgtCTGTCGATATCGGTCATGGCGCTCTTGACGGGTTTCGACGGAGGTTGAAGGTTTGGGTCTGTTTGAGAGATATTGGTCAAAAAGCCGCTTGCGCGTGCAAAGTATTGCAGAGAAAACTGACTTTGAGTCTTGAGCTTCATGTACGCCTGCTCCATAATACCAAAATCTGGATTTGAGGAGAACATTTCCGTCCATTCTTGCATGCGCTCCAAGATTTTCGATTTCACCTGCTGATGGGTGTTCTGGATTCAAGATGGCACAGTCAGTAGTTCGTTCGCCTTCAAGATCGAACAGTATCAGACTTACGCGATCAGCTGCCAAGCGCAAAAGCGCATCGGTGAAGCTTCTCGAGGCCAGCTCGCGGTGGATCTTGGGACCGCAATTTTGTGACAGCGAGTTTGCGAGCTGTGTTGGTGGTGTGAGCAAAACCCCCCCCAGCTAAGTGATTCAAAATACCGCCTATCCCTCCAGTGGCTGACACTCACCTCCAGAGTATAAAGCTGCACATTGGCGTTCCGATGCGCCAGCCGCTTGATCAATGCCGCGACGGCATCCTTCGCTCTGCAACAGATCTCGATATTAGCATCAGGGCTTCGCGCCGGTCTAATACGAGCCAGAATTAGAAGACCGGAATTACCCACCCAGTCTCTTCCGCAGACACTTTGTCACAAACGTCCTATACCGTAGCAATTCATTGAATTAGCTCAGTTCTGCCCAAGCTCCGAGTCCTTTGCGCGCTGTGACAGCTCCGCTGGACGCACCAGGATGTATTCCCAATTCTCCGAAGTCAAATTCTCGTCCGTCGCCTTggctaaaaaaaaaaaagaaatgtaTCGTCAGCACAAATTTTCGAGCTTCAAGTTCTCCTCTCCATTGTTGCACGGTGTGGGCCACAGCTGCCTGGCATGGCATTTTCGCTGCGGCTGAGGGACAACGATCACCACCCAGCAATAATCGCAGCTCTCTCGCCTCAAGTCTCAGTACTCACCGACGGCATCATCAAAAGAATTCTGCGGGGCGCGAAACATTCTCACAATCTCAGATGGAGCTGTTCCCAACGGGGTACGGGGCCAATATAATTGTACGAGACCTCGTGACCAAGGAGTGTACGTCAGGCACCAACGATTCGCTGACACGGGTCGGATCCGCCACTTCACGGGAATATGAAGGCTCGGATAAATTTGAAAGAAGCGATTGCACACAGTAGGAAGCAGCGAGTATTGACCCGGCAAATGATCTTTGAAGCTGCAAGGGATTTGAGTCAGATCACAGGTGCAGTGCAACAGAGAATGCGGGGAGCAGCGAGTCGACACAGCGGGGAGAAGAGGGCGGGTCGGCGATACTGGTCCGGTCGAGAAGGTGACGCTTATCCTAGGAAGACCGCAGACAGCTGCAAGATCCAAAAGAGAGTCCCAGGTGTTGTTGAGGAAATGGTCGCACCAGATTGCGCTGGATTCGTCGTAGAGCAGGGTTCAGTCAGAGCTACTTGTTGATGCCACTAGTTGCTGCGCCTGCGAGTCAATCCCGCTGGTCGGAACTGAGTCAGCAGAACGATGACGACGGTGCCCCCGGGACCGGGCACGGAGCTCTTCGTGCTTGAGCGTGCAGGTACCTGCCAGACTGCCGTAGCCTTCGAATCACTTACCTTGGAAGGCACCAACAATTACTGGCTACTGTGGCAAAGTTAGGGGCGAGGAGTGCCTTAGTACTCAGCCATCTGAGCTCATCATTGATGCAGGCACTAATGTACTGTGGCTGGAGGTCCTGCAAAAAAGTTCAGCCTCGGTGGCAATAATTACAGCCCAATAAAACAaacgatctcgcgatagaTCTGGCACTAATCTCGACGACCTATTTATATGTTCATGACGACTAGAGATATAATGCTGAGAAATAAAAGCAGCTTTCCTGTCAGGATAGTGTCATGATGCTCCCTTCAAGAAGGGACGGACAGTAAGACCAGACGAGCCCGTCGACATCATCAGATGTTACACTCGAGCCCGTGCGGCAGAGACATCAAGATGGGTCTGGAAACTAATAATTAATGGTCCACATTTTTTTCTCCAGATGCCTGGGCCGATGCTAGAGATAACAATTTCGAGACATGGCTACCAGGGGAGGATATTCATTAGCTGAGAAATCAATGCTCGTGCAACTAGCGATCGATTGGTTCCTGAAGTCCGGTTACGTTCTGGTATACCTAGGTAGAAATAAGAGTTTCCAAGTCATGTCGGAGCTTGATTCTCTTCTGTGACGGCCCTGATCCCTATGCATAAGAATGGCTGTGTGTCCGTGCTTCGTTCAAGACCGGGCCAAAATGTCACAGGGAAGACGAGCAGGAGAACTGTATACCAAGTCCAGCCCTCCAACGACCGCGAGATTTGGTACTCTCTAACGCCTTTCAGCTTGTTAGTCAAAGGGTTACGGTGCTGGACGGACTGGAGTTCTAGAAAAGACTTTCCCCGGACACGCGCACAGGACTCGGCTAAAAGGGAGGAGATAAGCATGTAATCATGTTGATTGATGGCTTGGAACTCGTGTCTCAATCATTCCTCGTCTCCAAGCTACATAAGATACATCGCAAGTGGTAGACGTCTGGCAACGAGAACCCACGGCCATGAAATAACCTATTGCTACAGGGACTGTCCCCTCGTCATGTCATACGTCGCAAGAAGGTGAACAGATACACAAAATTTCGCAAGGTAGGCGATAAGGATCAGATGAAAAAGGATGAAGAAAGAGCAAGCGAGGCCTCATATCAGAGCCCTCTATGGAGCACAGACTGCCCCGTGATCAAGTCCAGGTCATAGCAAATCAACGGATTAGACGGGAAACACAGATGTGGCGCCTAGTGGCAGCGAAAAGTCTAGCATCGTAGGGGAGAATAAGCGGAAAAAAACTTTCGTCGGCGAAAGAGAGCCAAGCAAGGGcagcgaagaaaaaaaaatgtactTTCAAGAGTAACATGCCGACTCCAGCAACAAGGTGGtgcggatgatggatggcAATCCGGAATCTAGAAGGATGACAGGAAAGTTAATGGGGAGTGTTGGGGGTATCTGAACGAGACGGGCAGTAGGTGGCGAGGGCAAATCCCAGAACACacaggaagaagaaaagaagggtaCACGTGAGCAACCGAGACGTATATGTGAAGAGCGCACGAAAGAGCGCAAAGAGTGAAAAACTAggcttggcctttttgcgCCTTTTCCTGAGCACGGCTGATGCGCGCGGCCTTGACCAAGGGCGCCAAATGCGACAAGGGAGAGCACAGGCTCATAAATGGGTGCTGTGAAACGATGTTAGCAGCGAGAAATTTGAGGCGAAAAGGATCGTGCCGGGGGGGGGATCAAGTACCTTGAGGAGGTCATGAGCTGAGGCACGCTTCTCCGGATCCACCTTCAGGGCCAGGTAGAGGAAGTCACGGAAGACATGAGACAATTGGTGTTCATCTTTAATCTTGGGGGTTCCGTTGGTGGCAATGAGGTAGAGCGCACGGAGAGGCGATTCGGTGAGATATGGCGGTTCGCCCTCGATCATCTCGATAGCCATGATCCCCAGACTCCAGATGTCAACCTTACGACCGTATTCTTTGCGAGTAACGACCTCGGGCGCCATCCAGTAGGGAGTGCCAACCATGGTATTGCGCTTGTTGTGAGAATCGTTGATTTGAGCGCAAAACCCAAAATCGGCTGTGCAGTGGATCAGTATCACCATCAACGGAAACTCTTGGGGGACGAGGGTATGGGGTCGAACTGACTCAATTTGATATTGCCCTCGAGCGAAAGAAGGATATTGTCGGATTTGATGTCGCGGTGGATCACACCCTTCGAGTGCAAGTGCTGAAGACCACTCAGGGTCTAGAACGTTGTCAGTGACTTTTATCTAGAAACCGCAAAGGAAATTGGGGCTCTCCAAGCTTACCTCACGGCAAACAGC comes from Penicillium oxalicum strain HP7-1 chromosome I, whole genome shotgun sequence and encodes:
- a CDS encoding Class E vacuolar protein-sorting machinery protein hse1, which encodes MFRAPQNSFDDAVAKATDENLTSENWEYILDVCDKVSAEETGAKDAVAALIKRLAHRNANVQLYTLELANSLSQNCGPKIHRELASRSFTDALLRLAADRNTHQQVKSKILERMQEWTEMFSSNPDFGIMEQAYMKLKTQSQFSLQYFARASGFLTNISQTDPNLQPPSKPVKSAMTDIDRQKEEEELQMALALSIKDKPSATSAQAESSSSAAVNSPSVATPAATNVTDAAVSQPVPSGTSAATVSRVRALFDFQPSEPGELQFRKGDIIAVLESVYKDWWKGSLRGQTGIFPLNYVEKLPDPTVDELQREAHMEAEVFGQIKNVEKLLTLLSTRSSDLNVQENEEITTLYHSTLAIRPKLIELIGKYSQKKDEFTQLNEKFIKARRDYESLLEASMAHPPQSQYGRPSQPPYGYPGAAPAGYLSGAPHGGPQPDQRFFTPRPQGQSQLSPVHYGQLLMEHPDSQPPQPPPNAFYGAEQSMPYRPASQSPDPRAQFAGTAQPEPYQPVHHRPQSTYDSPQELGTSIYDSPVEPSGSANQRPSFSGPGPAPPTGHQQFQQQPPPQEYNSTGYPPEDPAQPASTPGMNPQAQHQYSAPPHQSQQAPYPSSPSHQQAPPSHQPPPIPGSTPQPTQYAAFNPAPSAPPSGEYQAYQPSQPGAPVSNPASFYR